The proteins below are encoded in one region of Amorphus orientalis:
- the clpB gene encoding ATP-dependent chaperone ClpB codes for MDFEKYSDRARGFLQSAQTLAMSQGNQQFTPEHILKVLLDDPEGLAAGLIEKAGGRAADALAAVEATLAKMPKVEGTGAGQLYLARETVKVFEAAEKLAKKAGDSYVTVERLLLALASETGAESGKILKAAGVTPQKLEAAISDLRKGRTADTAGAEGQYEALKRYTRDLTQNARDGKLDPVIGRDEEIRRTVQVLSRRTKNNPVLIGEPGVGKTAIVEGLALRIVNGDVPESLKDKRLLALDMGALIAGAKYRGEFEERLKGVLSEIEAAEGGVVLFIDEMHTLVGAGKADGAMDASNLLKPALARGELHCVGATTLDEYRKHVEKDAALARRFQPVFVSEPTVEDTISILRGLKEKYELHHGVRVADSAIVAAATLSNRYITDRFLPDKAIDLVDEAAARLRMQVDSKPEELDELDRRIIQLKIEREALRKENDEASKDRLAKLEKELVDYEERSAEMTSRWQAEKEKLSSAQDLKTQLDHARIDLDKAQRAGDLAKAGELAYGVIPDLERKLAVVEESEEKGDVMEEAVTADHIAQVVSRWTGVPVDRMLEGERDKLLRMEDALERRVVGQGEAVHAVSTAVRRARAGLQDPNRPIGSFMFLGPTGVGKTELTKALAEFLFDDDTAMVRIDMSEFMEKHAVSRLIGAPPGYVGYEEGGVLTEAVRRRPYQVILFDEIEKAHPDVFNVLLQVLDDGRLTDGQGRTVDFRNTLIIMTSNIGAEYLANQPEEQDVDAVRDLVMEAVRGHFRPEFLNRLDEIILFRRLKRAQMASIVDIQLKRLRKLLEDRKIELMLDEGAREWLADKGYDPVYGARPLKRVIQKQVQDPLAEKILQGEVMDGDTVKVTPAGDRLVFEPERSASAAA; via the coding sequence ATGGACTTCGAAAAATACAGTGACCGAGCGCGCGGCTTCCTGCAGTCCGCGCAGACCCTGGCGATGAGCCAGGGCAACCAGCAATTCACGCCCGAGCACATCCTGAAGGTGCTGCTTGACGACCCGGAAGGGTTGGCGGCCGGCCTGATCGAGAAGGCCGGTGGCCGCGCGGCGGACGCGCTGGCTGCCGTCGAGGCGACCCTTGCCAAGATGCCGAAGGTCGAAGGCACCGGTGCGGGCCAGCTCTATCTTGCCCGCGAGACCGTGAAGGTCTTCGAGGCGGCCGAGAAGCTCGCCAAGAAGGCGGGCGACAGCTACGTCACTGTCGAGCGGCTGCTGCTGGCCCTGGCCAGCGAGACCGGCGCTGAATCCGGCAAGATCCTCAAGGCTGCCGGCGTCACGCCGCAGAAGCTCGAGGCCGCGATCAGCGACCTGCGCAAGGGCCGCACGGCCGATACCGCCGGCGCCGAGGGCCAGTACGAGGCGCTGAAGCGCTACACCCGCGACCTCACCCAGAACGCCCGTGACGGCAAGCTCGATCCGGTCATCGGCCGGGACGAGGAGATCCGGCGCACGGTGCAGGTGCTGTCGCGCCGGACCAAGAACAATCCGGTTCTGATCGGTGAGCCCGGCGTCGGCAAGACGGCGATCGTCGAAGGCCTCGCGCTGCGCATCGTCAACGGCGACGTGCCGGAAAGCCTGAAGGACAAGCGGCTGCTCGCCCTCGACATGGGCGCGCTGATCGCCGGCGCGAAGTACCGCGGCGAGTTCGAAGAGCGGCTGAAGGGCGTCCTGTCGGAGATCGAGGCGGCCGAAGGCGGCGTCGTGCTGTTCATCGACGAGATGCACACGCTGGTCGGCGCCGGCAAGGCCGACGGGGCCATGGACGCCTCGAACCTGCTCAAGCCGGCGCTCGCCCGCGGTGAACTCCACTGCGTCGGCGCCACCACGCTCGACGAGTACCGCAAGCACGTGGAGAAGGACGCGGCTCTCGCCCGGCGCTTCCAGCCGGTGTTCGTCTCCGAGCCGACCGTCGAGGACACGATCTCGATCCTGCGCGGCCTGAAGGAGAAGTACGAGCTGCATCACGGCGTTCGCGTCGCCGATTCCGCGATCGTGGCGGCCGCGACGCTCTCCAACCGCTACATCACCGACCGGTTCCTGCCAGACAAGGCGATCGACCTGGTCGACGAGGCGGCTGCGCGGCTGCGCATGCAGGTGGACTCCAAGCCCGAAGAGCTCGACGAGCTCGACCGGCGCATCATCCAGCTCAAGATCGAGCGGGAAGCCCTGCGCAAGGAGAACGACGAGGCCTCCAAGGACCGGCTCGCCAAGCTCGAGAAGGAGCTGGTCGACTACGAGGAGCGTTCGGCCGAGATGACCTCCCGCTGGCAGGCGGAGAAGGAAAAACTCTCGAGCGCCCAGGACCTCAAGACCCAGCTCGACCACGCGCGCATCGATCTCGACAAGGCCCAGCGGGCCGGCGATCTGGCCAAGGCGGGCGAGCTCGCCTACGGCGTGATCCCGGACCTGGAGCGCAAGCTCGCCGTCGTCGAGGAATCGGAGGAGAAGGGCGACGTGATGGAGGAGGCGGTCACCGCCGACCACATCGCGCAGGTCGTCTCGCGCTGGACCGGCGTTCCCGTCGACCGGATGCTCGAAGGCGAGCGCGACAAGCTTCTGCGCATGGAAGATGCGCTGGAGCGGCGCGTCGTCGGTCAGGGCGAAGCCGTCCACGCCGTCTCCACGGCCGTGCGCCGCGCCCGGGCGGGTCTGCAGGACCCGAACCGTCCGATCGGCTCCTTCATGTTCCTCGGCCCCACCGGCGTCGGCAAGACCGAGCTGACCAAGGCGCTGGCGGAGTTCCTGTTCGACGACGATACGGCCATGGTCCGCATCGACATGTCGGAGTTCATGGAGAAGCACGCCGTGTCCCGCCTGATCGGGGCGCCTCCGGGCTATGTCGGTTACGAGGAAGGCGGCGTTCTGACCGAGGCGGTGCGGCGCAGGCCCTACCAGGTGATCCTGTTCGACGAGATCGAAAAGGCGCATCCGGACGTCTTCAACGTGCTGCTGCAGGTGCTCGATGACGGCCGGCTGACCGATGGTCAGGGCCGCACGGTGGACTTCCGCAACACGCTGATCATCATGACGTCGAACATCGGTGCCGAATATCTGGCCAATCAGCCGGAAGAGCAGGACGTGGACGCCGTGCGCGATCTGGTCATGGAAGCCGTCCGGGGGCATTTCCGGCCGGAGTTCCTGAACCGGCTCGACGAGATCATCCTGTTCCGCCGCCTGAAGCGGGCGCAGATGGCCTCGATCGTCGACATCCAGCTGAAGCGCCTGCGCAAGCTGCTGGAGGATCGCAAGATCGAGCTCATGCTCGACGAGGGGGCGCGGGAGTGGCTCGCCGACAAGGGCTACGACCCGGTCTATGGCGCCCGGCCGCTGAAGCGGGTGATCCAGAAGCAGGTCCAGGACCCGCTCGCGGAGAAGATCCTCCAGGGCGAGGTCATGGATGGCGACACCGTGAAGGTGACGCCGGCCGGAGACCGGCTGGTGTTCGAGCCGGAGCGCAGCGCGAGCGCCGCTGCCTGA
- a CDS encoding LysR family transcriptional regulator, with translation MVDVNRSAEMQVFVRVVENGGFAAAGRVSGMTASAVSKLVGRLENRLGARLVHRSTRKMAVTPEGAAFYERAVRILADIAEAERMAGAGEAAAGRVRLSTSASYANAVLFPILPEFLAAYPDVVVDVGVTDDLVDLVEHRVDVAVRAGRLAESRLIARRLGATRMVIVAAPGYLETVSIPSHPNDLRNHNLLGLCKDGTVLPWPFQVDGERVELPVRGNAVTGNGDGLRRLAIAGAGLARLARFTVQTDIAEGRLVPVLEEAVTGDELIFHAVYLGQQAPLPGRVRALLDFLFAHGRIPDPEA, from the coding sequence ATGGTGGACGTGAACCGCTCCGCTGAAATGCAGGTGTTCGTGCGCGTGGTGGAGAATGGCGGCTTCGCCGCCGCAGGTCGCGTCAGCGGCATGACCGCCTCGGCGGTGAGCAAGCTGGTCGGCCGACTGGAGAATCGGCTCGGCGCCCGTCTCGTCCATCGGTCGACCCGGAAGATGGCGGTTACGCCCGAGGGCGCGGCGTTCTACGAACGGGCGGTCCGCATTCTCGCCGACATCGCGGAGGCGGAACGCATGGCGGGGGCCGGCGAGGCTGCCGCGGGCCGGGTTCGCTTGAGCACCAGCGCGTCCTACGCGAACGCCGTCCTCTTCCCGATCCTGCCGGAATTTCTGGCGGCCTATCCGGATGTCGTCGTCGATGTAGGCGTGACGGACGATCTCGTGGACCTCGTCGAACACAGGGTGGACGTAGCCGTCCGCGCGGGGCGGCTTGCCGAAAGCCGGCTGATCGCGCGGCGGCTGGGGGCGACCCGGATGGTGATCGTCGCCGCGCCCGGCTATCTGGAGACCGTCAGCATTCCGAGCCATCCGAACGACCTCCGCAACCACAATCTCCTCGGCCTCTGCAAGGATGGAACGGTGCTTCCGTGGCCGTTCCAGGTCGACGGCGAACGCGTCGAGCTGCCGGTGCGTGGCAACGCGGTGACGGGAAACGGGGACGGCCTCAGGCGGCTGGCAATCGCCGGTGCGGGGCTCGCCCGCCTCGCCCGCTTCACGGTTCAGACCGACATCGCCGAAGGCCGGCTGGTCCCCGTCCTGGAAGAGGCCGTCACCGGCGACGAATTGATCTTCCACGCCGTCTATCTCGGCCAGCAGGCGCCACTTCCCGGCCGGGTCCGGGCGCTGCTCGACTTTCTGTTCGCCCATGGCCGGATCCCGGACCCGGAGGCCTGA